Below is a genomic region from Actinomycetota bacterium.
GACTTCGGCGCCTTCGTCCGCATCGACCCCGACGACGCCGACCCTGTCACCGGCCTCGTGCACGTGTCCGAGGTGGATACCGATTTCGTCGAGAACATCTACGCGTACCTGACCGAAGGTCAGGAGGTGGATGTCAAGATCCTCGACGTCAAGCCCGACGGCAAGGTCGATCTCTCCATCAAGCGCACCGATCCCGACTGGCGCGAGGACGAGACGCCCGAGAAGCCCAAGACCAGCCGCCTCGACAAGGGCTTCCACAAGCGGCTCCGTCGTTTCATGCACAAGTCGCAGATGATCCAGGGCGAGCGCCGTCGCCAGCAGCGCGGGCGCCTCGGAGCCAGCTGACCGCCCTCAAGGTTGTGCTACCGCTTCGCTGCTTGAGCACTCAGGTTGTGCTACCGCTGCGCTACTTGAGCACTCACGCCGCATCCAGGCCCAGGTGCGCCTCGACGTTCGGGGCGAGCGCGACCTCGTGTCCCAGTGCCACGCAGCGGAGCGCCTGCTCGCGGATCTGCTCCGGCGAGCCGTGCAGTTCGCGCAGCGCCGTGGCCGAGACCCGCAGCAGGTCCGGTAGCGGACCCTCGCCAGGGTCACCCGGGTCGAGGACGTCGCGCCAGGTGATGTCCTCGCCGTCGAGGTCGTAGGGGTGCACCGTGCTGGTCACCTCTGCCTGCGTCCTGCCGTGCCCGTCCGAGAGCAGGAGCACGAGCGCCGGTTGGCGCAGATCGACATCGTCGGCCACTGGCGGGATCGGGTCGGCGAGCGACCACGCTCGGCCACTGGCGACGAACCCCAGCCGGTCCGCCCCGAGCGGGCCGGCCAGTGCGAGCAACTCGATGAGGGGCTGCGTGTAGCCCCCGGGTGGGTGAGCTCGCAGCCACGCGACGAACAGCGGCACATCGCCGGCGAACGTCGCCAGGCACGGACGCGCCATCCCGAACCGGCGCACGTCGGCTGACGCCACCTCCAGCAGGAACCTCTCACAGCGCTGCCACTCCACGATCGTCCTCTCCCTCGGTCGAGGTGCAGCTTCCACCCGCGGCCGCTGGTCGCGGCCGATCACCTCCGCTGCACCTGTGGAGAACCCGCGTGTCACAGACGGGGCGGTCGTCTCGTCGTCGGGGTGACCGCGATGACAGGAGGGACCATGCGGATCTTCGTCTCCGGAGCCACCGGGGTACTGGGCCGCCGGGCCGTGCCGGGCCTGCTCGGCGCGGGCCACGACGTGACCGCGCTCGCACGACGGGACGCGGACGCCGAGCGGCTGGGTGAGCTCGGCGCTAGGCCCGTCCGCGCGGACCTCTTCGACACCGCGACCTTGCTGCCGGTGCTGGAGGGTCACGACACGGTCGTCAACCTCGCGACCCGCATCCCGGAGGCGTCGAGGATGATGCTGCCCGGCGCGTGGCGAGAGAACGACCGCCTGCGGACGCAGGGCGTCGCCAACCTCGTCGCTGCGGCCGCGCGCGTCGAGGCGTCGCGGTTCGTGCAGGAGTCGGTCACGTTCCTGTACGCGGACGGTGGCGACAGGTGGCTCGACGAGTCGTCGCCGCTCTCACCGGAGAGCGTCACCGCCTCGGCACGGGACGCGGAACGGACGGTCCAGAACTTCAGCGGGGACGGTGTCGTGCTGCGCTTCGCCCTGCT
It encodes:
- a CDS encoding S1 RNA-binding domain-containing protein — its product is MVETGTIVKGTVESLQDFGAFVRIDPDDADPVTGLVHVSEVDTDFVENIYAYLTEGQEVDVKILDVKPDGKVDLSIKRTDPDWREDETPEKPKTSRLDKGFHKRLRRFMHKSQMIQGERRRQQRGRLGAS
- a CDS encoding NAD(P)H-binding protein; this translates as MRIFVSGATGVLGRRAVPGLLGAGHDVTALARRDADAERLGELGARPVRADLFDTATLLPVLEGHDTVVNLATRIPEASRMMLPGAWRENDRLRTQGVANLVAAAARVEASRFVQESVTFLYADGGDRWLDESSPLSPESVTASARDAERTVQNFSGDGVVLRFALLVAPESPHGRDLVASVTKGYLPLLGDPHGYETFVHADDAAEAVVAALEVEAGVYNVSEDEPSRKVDHAAAWSAVTGREVKLPPALLAKLPRARLRARSQRVANRHLREASLWRPQHPRLVEEWARIATEPGGEVARRG